The Osmerus eperlanus chromosome 25, fOsmEpe2.1, whole genome shotgun sequence genome contains a region encoding:
- the atad1a gene encoding outer mitochondrial transmembrane helix translocase translates to MLLKDIPREALMRPLSRNEVVGMLLRLTIFGAATYYSIKWVVEAMDPTHKQKIQAKKRAEQLMKQIGVEGVKLTEYEMNIASHLVDPRSLKVSWRDIAGLDEVIYELQDTVILPFQKRHLLAGSKLFQPPKGVLLFGPPGCGKTLIAKATAKASGCQFINLQASTLTDKWYGESQKLTAAVFSLAVKIQPCIVFIDEIDSFLRNRSSLDHEATAMMKAQFMSLWDGLDTSATSQVMVMGATNRPQDLDPAILRRMPTTFHVGLPSARQRQEILKLILDGENLSNAINLKEIAEKTEGYSGSDLRELCRDAAMYRVRDYVRKQQMKQIAQQLQEEDEEDRSLVEERLRPVTQLDLLFGLDKMKESKKATMPQRCLGEVPLD, encoded by the exons ATGCTACTGAAAGACATCCCACGGGAGGCTCTGATGAGGCCACTATCCCGAAATGAAGTAGTGGGAATGTTATTGAGGCTAACCATCTTCGGAGCTGCCACCTATTATAGCATCAAATGGGTGGTAGAAGCAATGGaccctacacacaaacagaagatTCAGGCCAAAAAGAGG GCAGAGCAGCTGATGAAGCAGATTGGTGTCGAGGGGGTCAAGCTCACAGAGTATGAGATGAACATCGCTTCTCACCTGGTCGATCCACGTAGCCTGAAG GTGTCCTGGAGAGACATAGCAGGGCTGGATGAGGTCATCTATGAACTGCAGGACACAGTCATCCTACCTTTCCAGAAGAGACACCTGCTGGCTGGTTCCAAACTCTTCCAGCCTCCCAAAG GTGTCTTGTTGTTTGGGCCACCTGGATGCGGGAAGACCCTTATCGCCAAGGCGACCGCCAAAGCATCCGGGTGCCAGTTCATCAACCTGCAGGCGTCCACACTGACAGACAAGTGGTACGGTGAATCCCAGAAGCTCACTGCCGCCGTCTTCTCATTGGCTGTTAAGATCCAGCCTTGCATCGTCTTCATTGATGAAATTG ATTCCTTCCTGCGAAACCGCTCCAGCCTGGACCATGAGGCCACAGCCATGATGAAGGCCCAGTTTATGAGCCTGTGGGACGGGCTGGACACGAGCGCAACCAGCCAG GTGATGGTGATGGGAGCTACTAACAGACCTCAGGATCTGGATCCAGCCATCCTGCGCAGGATGCCAACCACCTTTCATGTGGGCCTGCCA AGCGCACGACAAAGGCAGGAGATTCTGAAGCTGATCCTGGATGGAGAGAAT CTGAGCAACGCTATTAACCTGAAGGAGATAGCGGAGAAGACGGAGGGCTACTCCGGCAGCGACCTCCGGGAGCTGTGTCGGGACGCGGCCATGTACCGCGTCCGGGACTACGTCCGCAAGCAGCAGATGAAGCAGATAGCCCAGCAGCtccaggaggaggacgaggaggacag GTCTCTTGTAGAGGAGCGACTGAGGCCCGTGACCCAGCTGGACTTGCTGTTTGGCCTGGATAAGATGAAGGAGTCCAAGAAGGCCACCATGCCCCAGAGATGTCTGGGGGAGGTCCCTCTGGACTAG